One Streptomyces sp. V4I8 genomic window carries:
- a CDS encoding GlxA family transcriptional regulator gives MSHDSTAAPEAAARKLSGRRRKEIVAVLLFSGGPIFESSIPLSVFGIDRQDAGVPRYRLLVCGGEEGPLRTTGGLELSAPHGLEAISRAGTVVVPAWRSITSPPPEDALDALRRAHEEGARIVGLCTGAFVLAAAGLLDGRPATTHWMYAPTLAKRYPSVHVDPRELFVDDGDVLTSAGTAAGIDLCLHIVRTDHGNEAAGALARRLVVPPRRSGGQERYLDRSLPEEIGADPLAEVVAWALEHLHEQFDVETLAARAYMSRRTFDRRFRSLTGSAPLQWLITQRVLQAQRLLETSDYSVDEVAGRCGFRSPVALRGHFRRQLGSSPAAYRAAYRARRPQAERPTDAEPPTGPTVQQGPPPAPYPDGGPVPLQTRRTPAPVGPGPSEHGRELYVGGRASLPGQRSGA, from the coding sequence ATGAGCCACGACTCCACCGCCGCGCCGGAAGCCGCGGCCCGGAAGCTTTCCGGGCGACGCCGCAAGGAGATCGTCGCGGTGCTGCTGTTCAGCGGCGGCCCCATCTTCGAGAGTTCCATACCGCTGTCGGTGTTCGGGATAGACCGCCAGGACGCCGGCGTGCCGCGCTACCGCCTGTTGGTGTGCGGCGGCGAGGAAGGCCCACTGCGGACCACAGGGGGCCTGGAACTCTCGGCGCCGCATGGCCTGGAGGCGATCTCGCGGGCAGGCACGGTCGTCGTGCCGGCCTGGCGTTCGATCACCTCGCCACCGCCGGAGGACGCGCTCGACGCACTGCGCCGGGCGCACGAGGAAGGCGCCCGCATAGTCGGGCTGTGCACCGGTGCCTTCGTCCTCGCGGCGGCCGGCCTGCTGGACGGCCGTCCCGCGACGACACACTGGATGTACGCACCGACGCTGGCCAAGCGCTACCCGTCGGTGCACGTGGATCCGCGCGAGCTGTTCGTCGACGACGGCGATGTGCTGACATCCGCGGGCACCGCGGCCGGAATCGACCTCTGTCTCCACATCGTGCGGACGGACCACGGCAACGAGGCGGCAGGAGCACTGGCCCGCCGTCTGGTGGTCCCGCCGCGCCGCTCCGGCGGTCAGGAGCGCTACCTCGATCGGTCTTTACCAGAGGAGATCGGCGCCGACCCCCTCGCGGAGGTCGTCGCCTGGGCGCTGGAGCATCTGCACGAGCAGTTCGACGTCGAGACGCTGGCGGCACGCGCGTACATGAGCCGCCGCACCTTCGACCGCCGCTTCCGCTCGCTGACGGGCAGCGCCCCGCTGCAGTGGCTGATCACCCAGCGGGTTCTGCAGGCACAGCGGCTGCTGGAGACGTCGGACTACTCGGTGGACGAGGTGGCGGGACGCTGCGGCTTCCGCTCACCGGTGGCGCTGCGCGGCCACTTCCGCCGCCAGCTCGGCTCGTCGCCGGCCGCGTACCGGGCGGCGTATCGTGCCCGCCGTCCCCAGGCCGAGCGGCCGACGGACGCGGAGCCCCCGACGGGCCCCACCGTCCAGCAGGGCCCGCCGCCTGCCCCGTACCCGGACGGCGGCCCGGTCCCGCTGCAGACCCGCCGCACCCCGGCGCCCGTGGGCCCCGGCCCCTCGGAGCACGGGCGCGAGCTGTACGTCGGAGGCCGGGCGAGCCTGCCGGGCCAGCGCAGCGGAGCGTGA
- the orn gene encoding oligoribonuclease, giving the protein MNDRMVWIDCEMTGLSLSDDALIEVAALVTDSELNILGEGVDIVIRPPDAALETMPEVVRQMHTASGLLDELAGGTTLADAEEQVLAYVREHVKEPGKAPLCGNSVGTDRGFLLRDMPTLEDYLHYRIVDVSSIKELARRWYPRAYFNSPEKNGNHRALADIRESIAELRYYREAVFVPQPGPDSDTAKSIAAKHVLPAQ; this is encoded by the coding sequence ATGAACGATCGCATGGTGTGGATCGACTGCGAGATGACCGGCCTCTCGCTGTCCGACGACGCGCTCATCGAGGTTGCCGCCCTCGTCACCGACTCCGAGCTGAACATCCTCGGCGAGGGAGTGGACATCGTCATCCGCCCGCCGGACGCGGCGCTGGAGACGATGCCGGAAGTGGTGCGTCAGATGCACACCGCGTCCGGCCTCCTCGACGAACTGGCCGGCGGCACGACGCTGGCCGACGCCGAGGAGCAGGTCCTGGCGTATGTACGCGAGCATGTGAAGGAACCCGGCAAGGCCCCGCTGTGCGGCAACTCCGTCGGCACCGACCGCGGCTTCCTGCTGCGCGACATGCCGACGCTGGAGGACTACCTCCACTACCGGATCGTCGACGTCTCGTCGATCAAGGAGCTGGCCCGCCGCTGGTACCCGCGCGCCTACTTCAACAGCCCGGAGAAGAACGGCAACCACCGCGCCCTTGCCGACATCCGCGAGTCCATCGCCGAACTCCGCTACTACCGCGAGGCCGTCTTCGTGCCGCAGCCCGGCCCGGACTCGGACACCGCGAAGTCGATCGCCGCGAAACACGTTCTACCTGCTCAGTAG
- a CDS encoding GNAT family N-acetyltransferase, translating into MSEPRVPAETVRTARLDLLPLRVEHAEEMAVVLSDPALHTFIGGAPLSPADLRARYERLVAGSPDPAVSWCNWVLRLRAEARLVGTVQATISARHPLDDHGAEIAWTVGAPWQGRGFASEAAKGLVDWLGRRSVRTVVAHIHPAHADSAAVAAAAGLAPTDEEQDGETRWRLTSRP; encoded by the coding sequence ATGTCCGAGCCCCGCGTACCCGCCGAGACCGTCCGCACCGCCCGCCTCGACCTCCTCCCGCTGCGCGTCGAGCACGCCGAGGAGATGGCCGTGGTCCTGTCCGACCCGGCGCTGCACACCTTCATCGGCGGCGCTCCCCTCTCCCCCGCCGACCTGCGCGCCCGCTACGAGCGCCTCGTCGCCGGATCCCCCGACCCGGCCGTCTCCTGGTGCAACTGGGTGCTGCGGCTGCGCGCGGAGGCACGCCTCGTCGGCACGGTCCAGGCCACGATCAGCGCGCGGCACCCGCTCGACGACCACGGCGCCGAGATCGCCTGGACGGTCGGCGCTCCGTGGCAGGGCCGCGGGTTCGCGTCCGAGGCGGCGAAAGGGCTCGTCGACTGGCTCGGGCGACGGTCGGTCCGTACGGTCGTCGCCCACATCCACCCCGCCCACGCGGACTCGGCGGCCGTCGCCGCGGCCGCCGGACTCGCCCCGACCGACGAGGAGCAGGACGGGGAGACTCGGTGGCGGCTGACGTCGCGTCCGTAA
- a CDS encoding LacI family DNA-binding transcriptional regulator, producing MATHGARGRSGGRPTLEEVAARAGVGRGTVSRVINGSPRVSDATRAAVEAAVAELGYVPNTAARALAANRTDAIALVVPEPETRFFAEPYFSDILKGVGAELADTEMQLLLIFAGSDKERRRLAQYLAAHRVDGVLLVSVHADDPLPDLLSQLEIPAVISGPRSAAETLTSVDSDNYGGARSAVEHLMSRGRTRIAHITGRLDVYGAQRRVDGYRDALRDAGHDVDERLIEPGDFTEEGGHRAMEVLLSRCPDLDAVFAGSDVTAAGARQVLREAGRRIPDDVALVGYDDSAIARHMDPPLTSVRQPIEEMGRRMIDLLLTEIADRRPAMSRGLERARMVLATELVTRASS from the coding sequence ATGGCAACCCACGGAGCGCGGGGCCGTAGTGGCGGTCGGCCGACCCTCGAAGAGGTGGCGGCCCGTGCCGGCGTGGGCCGGGGCACCGTCTCCCGCGTGATCAACGGCTCGCCCCGGGTCAGCGACGCGACCCGCGCGGCGGTGGAGGCGGCGGTCGCGGAACTCGGCTACGTCCCCAACACGGCGGCCCGCGCCCTGGCGGCGAACCGCACGGACGCCATCGCGCTGGTCGTGCCCGAGCCGGAGACGCGGTTCTTCGCGGAACCGTACTTCTCGGACATCCTGAAGGGCGTGGGCGCCGAACTCGCCGACACCGAGATGCAACTGCTGCTGATCTTCGCGGGCAGCGACAAGGAACGGCGCCGCCTGGCCCAGTACCTGGCCGCCCACCGTGTGGACGGCGTCCTGCTGGTCTCGGTCCACGCGGACGACCCGCTGCCGGACCTGCTGTCCCAGCTGGAGATCCCCGCGGTGATCAGCGGCCCTCGCTCCGCCGCGGAGACCCTGACCTCGGTGGACTCCGACAACTACGGCGGCGCCCGCTCGGCCGTCGAGCACCTGATGAGCCGCGGCCGCACGCGGATCGCCCACATCACCGGCCGTCTCGACGTGTACGGCGCCCAGCGCCGCGTCGACGGCTACCGCGACGCCCTGCGGGACGCGGGGCACGACGTGGACGAGCGGCTGATCGAGCCGGGCGACTTCACGGAGGAGGGCGGCCACCGGGCGATGGAGGTCCTGCTCTCCCGCTGCCCCGACCTGGACGCGGTCTTCGCGGGGTCCGACGTGACGGCGGCGGGCGCCCGCCAGGTCCTGCGCGAGGCGGGCCGCCGTATCCCCGACGACGTCGCCCTCGTCGGCTACGACGACTCCGCCATCGCCCGCCACATGGACCCGCCCCTCACCAGCGTCCGCCAGCCCATCGAGGAGATGGGCCGCCGGATGATCGACCTGCTCCTCACCGAGATCGCGGACCGCCGTCCGGCGATGTCGCGGGGGCTGGAGCGGGCCCGGATGGTGCTGGCCACGGAGTTGGTGACGCGGGCGTCGTCGTGA
- a CDS encoding ABC transporter substrate-binding protein, whose amino-acid sequence MRTSTRGSRRLMTLAVAAALTTGLLAGCAEDSDDNSSGEGGGNGGGGKTTLTVGTFGTFGYKQAGLYDEYMKLHPDITIKENVTTRTDVYWPKVLTRLQAGAGADDIQAIEIMNVTEAVQTQADKFVDLGKEVDKSQWLDWKNAQATTKDGKLIGLGTDVGPMAICYRKDLFEKAGLETDRTKLAAQWKGDWGKYVDLGKEYMKKAPSGTKFVDSASSVYNAALGGGTERYYKDDGTVDWDKSQGVKNAWDVAMDVATSDMSAKLKQFDKPWDQGYANGTFATVACPAWMIGYILEKSGESGKGKWDVAAAPTASNWGGSFIGVPTSGKHQKEAIALAKWLTAPEQQAKVFAKQASFPSTPAAYSTLKPAAATTEYFSNAPITQIFSDSAKTIPTQYFGIKDQAINTALTDIGILQVEQKGKSPDEGWDAASEEIKDVLGQ is encoded by the coding sequence ATGCGCACGAGTACCCGCGGGTCCCGCCGGCTGATGACCCTCGCGGTCGCAGCCGCGCTGACGACAGGGCTGCTCGCCGGCTGCGCCGAGGACTCGGACGACAACTCTTCGGGCGAGGGCGGTGGCAACGGAGGGGGCGGCAAGACCACCCTCACCGTCGGCACCTTCGGCACCTTCGGCTACAAGCAGGCCGGCCTCTACGACGAGTACATGAAGCTCCACCCCGACATCACCATCAAGGAGAACGTCACCACCCGTACCGACGTCTACTGGCCCAAGGTCCTCACCCGACTGCAGGCCGGGGCCGGTGCCGACGACATCCAGGCGATCGAGATCATGAACGTCACCGAGGCCGTCCAGACGCAGGCCGACAAGTTCGTCGACCTCGGCAAGGAGGTCGACAAGTCGCAGTGGCTGGACTGGAAGAACGCCCAGGCCACGACCAAGGACGGCAAGCTGATCGGACTCGGCACCGACGTCGGCCCGATGGCGATCTGCTACCGCAAGGACCTGTTCGAGAAGGCCGGCCTGGAGACGGACCGCACCAAGCTCGCCGCGCAGTGGAAGGGCGACTGGGGCAAGTACGTCGACCTGGGCAAGGAGTACATGAAGAAGGCGCCGAGCGGCACCAAGTTCGTGGACTCGGCCTCCTCCGTCTACAACGCGGCCCTCGGCGGCGGCACCGAGCGCTACTACAAGGACGACGGCACCGTCGACTGGGACAAGTCGCAGGGCGTCAAGAACGCCTGGGACGTCGCCATGGACGTGGCGACCAGCGACATGTCGGCGAAGCTGAAGCAGTTCGACAAGCCGTGGGACCAGGGCTACGCCAACGGCACCTTCGCCACGGTGGCCTGCCCGGCCTGGATGATCGGCTACATCCTGGAGAAGTCCGGTGAGTCCGGCAAGGGCAAGTGGGACGTGGCGGCGGCGCCGACCGCGTCCAACTGGGGCGGTTCGTTCATCGGCGTGCCGACCTCGGGCAAGCACCAGAAGGAGGCCATCGCGCTGGCGAAGTGGCTGACCGCGCCCGAGCAGCAGGCGAAGGTGTTCGCCAAGCAGGCCAGCTTCCCGTCGACCCCGGCGGCGTACTCGACCCTGAAGCCGGCCGCCGCCACCACGGAGTACTTCTCGAACGCGCCGATCACGCAGATCTTCTCCGACTCGGCGAAGACCATCCCGACGCAGTACTTCGGCATCAAGGACCAGGCGATCAACACCGCGCTGACCGACATCGGCATCCTCCAGGTCGAGCAGAAGGGCAAGAGCCCTGACGAGGGCTGGGACGCGGCGTCCGAGGAGATCAAGGACGTGCTCGGCCAGTGA
- a CDS encoding carbohydrate ABC transporter permease, translated as MTSSKQALARAASADAAPGDQPGAARRAHGRGTPPPPGPDSWRSRLYRWDMKASPYAFIAPFFIVFGAFSLVPLLYTAWYSLHNVQLANLDGQTWTGLDNYQNLLSSDFFWNALGNTFTIGVISTVPQLLMAIGLAHLLNYKLRGSTVWRVVMLTPYATSVAAATLVFVLLYSWDGGMINWLLEFVGIDPVNWRESDWGSQFAVSSIVIWRWTGYNALIYLAAMQAIPADLYESAAIDGAGRWQQFLHVTIPQLRPTILFTVVVSTIGATQLFGEPLLFGGVSGSKGGSEHQYQTLGLYMYDQGWIIGNLGKASAIAWSMFLILLIVAVIQLLVSRRLRKSQ; from the coding sequence GTGACCAGCTCCAAGCAGGCCCTCGCGCGAGCCGCGAGCGCCGACGCCGCGCCCGGTGACCAGCCGGGCGCGGCCCGCCGCGCGCACGGTCGCGGTACGCCGCCTCCGCCGGGCCCGGATTCCTGGCGCAGCCGGCTGTACCGCTGGGACATGAAGGCGTCGCCGTACGCGTTCATCGCCCCCTTCTTCATCGTCTTCGGGGCGTTCTCGCTGGTCCCGCTGCTCTACACGGCCTGGTACTCGCTGCACAACGTGCAGCTGGCCAACCTCGACGGCCAGACCTGGACCGGCCTGGACAACTACCAGAACCTGCTGTCCTCGGACTTCTTCTGGAACGCTCTGGGGAACACCTTCACCATCGGCGTGATCTCCACGGTGCCGCAGCTGCTGATGGCGATCGGCCTGGCGCATCTGCTCAACTACAAGCTGCGCGGCTCGACCGTGTGGCGGGTCGTGATGCTCACCCCGTACGCCACCTCGGTGGCGGCGGCGACGCTGGTGTTCGTGCTGCTGTACTCGTGGGACGGCGGCATGATCAACTGGCTGCTGGAGTTCGTCGGCATCGATCCGGTCAACTGGCGTGAGTCCGACTGGGGTTCGCAGTTCGCGGTCTCGTCGATCGTGATCTGGCGCTGGACCGGCTACAACGCGCTGATCTACCTGGCGGCGATGCAGGCGATCCCGGCCGACCTCTACGAGTCCGCGGCGATCGACGGCGCGGGCCGCTGGCAGCAGTTCCTCCATGTGACCATCCCGCAGCTGCGGCCGACCATCCTGTTCACGGTGGTCGTCTCCACGATCGGCGCGACCCAGCTCTTCGGTGAGCCCCTGCTGTTCGGCGGGGTGAGCGGTTCGAAGGGCGGCTCCGAGCACCAGTACCAGACGCTCGGCCTGTACATGTACGACCAGGGCTGGATCATCGGCAACCTCGGCAAGGCCTCCGCGATCGCCTGGTCGATGTTCCTGATCCTGCTGATCGTCGCCGTGATCCAACTGCTGGTGTCCCGTCGGCTGAGGAAGTCCCAATGA
- a CDS encoding carbohydrate ABC transporter permease, whose protein sequence is MSTSELTTPQTSKAAKDSKPRRERPRVMGAGKQLHAGPLTYVVLTVFALVSLAPLVWTAIAASRTDRRLAETPPPLWFGGNLFKNMDRAWDEAGLGKAMFNTTFVAGTITISTVLFATLAGFAFAKLRFRFSGLLLMLTIGTMMIPPQLAVVPLYLWMADLGWSNQLQTVILPTLCTAFGTFFMRQYLLQALPSELIEAARVDGASSLRVVWHVVFPAARPAMAVLGLLTFVFAWNDFLWPIIALNQENPTVQVALNSLGTGYVPDQSVIMAGALLGTLPLLIAFLLFGKQIVGGIMQGAVKG, encoded by the coding sequence ATGAGCACAAGCGAACTGACGACTCCCCAGACCTCGAAGGCCGCCAAGGACTCGAAGCCGCGGCGCGAGCGCCCCCGGGTGATGGGCGCCGGCAAGCAGCTGCACGCCGGCCCGCTCACCTACGTCGTCCTGACCGTGTTCGCGCTGGTCTCGCTGGCCCCGCTGGTGTGGACGGCGATCGCGGCCTCGCGCACCGACCGGCGGCTCGCGGAGACCCCGCCGCCGCTGTGGTTCGGCGGGAACCTGTTCAAGAACATGGACCGGGCGTGGGACGAGGCCGGGCTCGGAAAGGCGATGTTCAACACCACGTTCGTGGCGGGCACGATCACCATCAGCACGGTGCTCTTCGCCACGCTCGCCGGTTTCGCCTTCGCCAAGCTGCGGTTCCGGTTCTCCGGTCTGCTGCTGATGCTGACGATCGGCACGATGATGATCCCGCCGCAGCTGGCGGTCGTACCGCTGTATCTCTGGATGGCGGACCTCGGCTGGTCGAACCAGCTCCAGACGGTCATCCTGCCGACGCTGTGCACGGCCTTCGGTACGTTCTTCATGCGGCAGTACCTGTTGCAGGCGCTGCCGAGCGAGCTGATCGAGGCGGCGCGGGTGGACGGCGCGAGCAGTCTGCGGGTCGTCTGGCACGTGGTCTTCCCGGCGGCGCGGCCCGCGATGGCCGTCCTCGGCCTGCTGACCTTCGTGTTCGCCTGGAACGACTTCCTGTGGCCGATCATCGCCCTCAACCAGGAGAACCCGACCGTGCAGGTCGCGCTCAACTCCCTCGGCACCGGCTATGTCCCCGACCAGTCGGTGATCATGGCGGGCGCCCTGCTCGGCACGCTGCCGCTGCTGATCGCCTTCCTGCTGTTCGGCAAGCAGATCGTGGGCGGGATCATGCAGGGGGCGGTCAAGGGCTGA
- a CDS encoding GH1 family beta-glucosidase yields MSSVSFPPAFLWGAATSAYQIEGAVREDGRTPSIWDTFSHTPGRTAGGEHGDIAVDHYHRYREDVAMMAELGLTAYRFSVSWSRVQPTGRGPAVQRGLDFYRRLVDELLSVGIKPAVTLYHWDLPQELEDAGGWPERDTAYRFAEYAQIVGEALGDRVEQWITLNEPWCSAFLGYGSGVHAPGRTEPGGSLRAAHHLNLAHGLATSALRSVMPARNSVALSLNSAVVRPLSQDPADLAAARKIDDLANGVFHGPILHGVYPESLYAATELVTDWSYVLDGDLAAINQPLDALGLNYYTPALVSAAETEVSGPRADGHGASEHSPWPSADDVTFHQTPGERTEMGWTIDPTGLHDLIMRYSREAPGLPLYITENGAAYDDKPDPDGRVHDPERIAYLHGHLSAVRRAIADGADVRGYYLWSLMDNFEWAYGYEKRFGAVYVDYSTLARTPKSSAYWYGKAARTGTLPAVETEL; encoded by the coding sequence ATGTCCTCCGTGTCCTTTCCCCCCGCCTTCCTCTGGGGCGCGGCGACGTCCGCGTACCAGATCGAGGGGGCGGTGCGGGAGGACGGCCGCACGCCGTCGATCTGGGACACCTTCAGCCATACGCCGGGCCGGACGGCCGGCGGCGAGCACGGTGACATCGCTGTCGACCACTACCACCGCTACCGCGAGGACGTGGCGATGATGGCCGAGCTCGGCCTGACCGCGTACCGCTTCTCGGTCTCCTGGTCGCGCGTGCAGCCGACGGGCCGGGGCCCGGCGGTGCAGCGGGGCCTGGACTTCTACCGCCGTCTGGTGGACGAGCTGCTGTCCGTGGGGATCAAACCGGCCGTCACCCTCTACCACTGGGACCTCCCCCAGGAGCTGGAGGACGCGGGCGGCTGGCCGGAGCGCGACACGGCGTACCGCTTCGCCGAGTACGCGCAGATCGTCGGCGAGGCGCTCGGCGACCGCGTGGAGCAGTGGATCACGCTCAACGAGCCGTGGTGCAGCGCGTTCCTGGGCTACGGCTCGGGGGTGCACGCGCCCGGCCGCACGGAACCGGGCGGCTCGCTGCGGGCGGCCCACCACCTGAACCTGGCGCACGGCCTGGCCACTTCGGCCCTGCGCTCGGTGATGCCGGCCCGCAACTCGGTGGCGCTCAGCCTCAACTCCGCCGTGGTACGGCCGCTTTCGCAGGACCCCGCGGACCTGGCGGCGGCCCGGAAGATCGACGACCTGGCCAACGGCGTGTTCCACGGCCCGATCCTGCACGGCGTCTACCCGGAGTCGCTGTACGCGGCGACGGAGCTGGTGACGGACTGGTCGTACGTCCTGGACGGCGACCTGGCCGCGATCAACCAGCCCCTGGACGCCCTGGGGTTGAACTACTACACCCCGGCGCTGGTGTCGGCGGCCGAGACGGAGGTCAGCGGCCCGCGGGCCGACGGCCACGGGGCGAGCGAGCACTCGCCGTGGCCGAGCGCGGACGACGTGACGTTCCACCAGACCCCGGGTGAGCGCACGGAGATGGGCTGGACGATCGACCCGACCGGCCTGCACGACCTGATCATGCGGTACTCCCGGGAGGCGCCCGGCCTGCCGCTGTACATCACCGAGAACGGCGCGGCCTACGACGACAAGCCGGACCCCGACGGCCGCGTCCACGACCCGGAGCGCATCGCCTACCTGCACGGCCACCTCTCCGCGGTCCGCCGCGCGATCGCCGACGGCGCCGATGTCCGCGGCTACTACCTCTGGTCCCTGATGGACAACTTCGAGTGGGCGTACGGCTACGAGAAGCGGTTCGGCGCGGTGTACGTCGACTACTCGACGCTCGCCCGGACGCCGAAGTCGAGTGCGTACTGGTACGGGAAGGCGGCGCGGACGGGGACGTTGCCGGCGGTGGAGACGGAGCTCTAG
- a CDS encoding cellulose binding domain-containing protein: MSTHRRKISGRNKAIGGLVAAAVVGGGALVFTGTAQAAGIGAAYTKTSDWSTGYTAQYVVTNNSGAAEKQWTLEFALPSGSKLSSLWNAESSVSGQHVTVTPPKWDTDGLAAGESVTVGFVVNGTGAPTGCLIDDAKCSTDDGATPEPSGRPTSTESAKPTPTPKPTATPTQSTPPTATPTAKPSETPGTGTGTAAGFAPYIDTSLYPAFDMAASAEATGVKNYNLAFITDGGGCTPKWGGVTDLGGDAVAARIGDLRAQGGDVRVSFGGAAGSELATTCSSADALAAAYGKVVDAYELTKVDFDVEGGALPDKAANTRRAQAIAKLQAAHPDLDVSFTLPVMPEGLTQPGVDLLADAKQNGVRTDTVNIMAMDYGPAYSGDMGTYAEQAATATQAQVKSVLGLSDSAAWKTVAVTPMIGVNDVTTEIFKVDDATQLVKFAQSKGLGWLSMWSATRDKQCPGGEKPAADATCSSILQEKFAFSKAFAAYGK; encoded by the coding sequence ATGAGCACCCACCGGCGCAAGATCAGCGGCAGGAACAAGGCGATCGGCGGTCTAGTCGCCGCGGCCGTGGTCGGGGGCGGCGCGCTCGTGTTCACCGGCACCGCGCAGGCGGCCGGGATCGGGGCGGCGTACACGAAGACCAGTGACTGGTCGACGGGTTACACCGCGCAGTACGTCGTCACCAACAACAGCGGCGCGGCGGAGAAGCAGTGGACGCTGGAGTTCGCCCTGCCGTCGGGCTCGAAGCTGAGCTCCCTGTGGAACGCCGAGTCGAGTGTGAGCGGGCAGCACGTCACCGTGACGCCGCCGAAGTGGGACACGGACGGGCTGGCCGCCGGTGAGTCGGTGACGGTCGGCTTCGTGGTCAACGGCACGGGCGCACCGACGGGCTGTCTGATCGACGACGCGAAGTGCTCCACGGACGACGGCGCGACGCCCGAGCCGAGCGGCCGCCCCACATCCACCGAATCCGCCAAGCCGACACCGACGCCGAAGCCGACGGCCACGCCCACCCAGAGCACGCCCCCCACCGCGACCCCCACCGCCAAGCCCTCGGAGACCCCCGGCACCGGAACGGGAACCGCCGCCGGCTTCGCGCCGTACATCGACACCTCCCTCTACCCGGCGTTCGACATGGCGGCGAGCGCCGAGGCGACCGGCGTGAAGAACTACAACCTCGCCTTCATCACCGACGGCGGCGGCTGCACCCCGAAGTGGGGCGGCGTCACCGACCTCGGCGGCGACGCGGTGGCCGCGCGGATCGGCGACCTGCGTGCCCAGGGCGGCGATGTCCGTGTCTCGTTCGGCGGCGCGGCAGGCAGTGAGCTGGCGACGACCTGCTCCTCGGCGGACGCACTGGCGGCGGCGTACGGCAAGGTCGTGGACGCGTACGAGCTGACCAAGGTCGACTTCGACGTCGAGGGCGGCGCGCTGCCGGACAAGGCGGCCAACACCCGCCGCGCCCAGGCGATAGCCAAGCTCCAGGCGGCCCACCCCGACCTGGACGTCTCCTTCACCCTCCCCGTCATGCCGGAGGGTTTGACCCAGCCCGGCGTCGACCTCCTCGCCGACGCCAAGCAGAACGGCGTGCGGACCGACACGGTCAACATCATGGCGATGGACTACGGCCCCGCCTACAGCGGCGACATGGGCACCTACGCCGAACAGGCGGCCACCGCCACCCAGGCCCAGGTCAAGAGCGTGCTCGGCCTCTCCGACAGCGCGGCCTGGAAGACGGTCGCCGTCACCCCGATGATCGGCGTCAACGACGTCACCACCGAGATCTTCAAGGTCGACGACGCCACCCAGCTGGTGAAGTTCGCCCAGTCCAAGGGCCTCGGCTGGCTGTCGATGTGGTCGGCGACCCGCGACAAGCAGTGCCCGGGCGGCGAGAAGCCGGCGGCGGACGCGACGTGCAGCTCCATCCTCCAGGAGAAGTTCGCGTTCTCGAAGGCGTTCGCGGCGTACGGCAAGTAG